In a genomic window of bacterium:
- a CDS encoding T9SS type A sorting domain-containing protein, with translation MISKLFRPYFIYTFGLVVQIAYSQPQVLWEREYDSGYKDEANGVAIDNKGNIIVAGYTCAGDTDFLTLKYTQSGELLWARQFKVEGRDMAYGVATDELDNIIVGGYSIFGYDSLVCRIVKYDSTGEFLWTRTYTSEGWHSAGLKGITTDNDNRIVGTGWISIWPDDPASPRILIIKYSPEGNFVWKKTINQEFGLTGYGVATDSDKNVVVTGGIFLTIPIWHPGIPTYKYDCDGASLEGDWYLTSDFDPNLVPIETGYGITVDRWNNIILTGTYPYIGTHSYDWLTIKYTPDLNVLWAKLYDTGERDEGFGVDVDSFGNVIVVGRTILNGPNILRYSAEGELLWEYSYQGARAFKGVAIDPYNDFIATTTKNDNFLTVKFGELGIEESVKTKAPNTELEIYPNPFSSRAIINYRIPTAEKVSLKVYNCSGELIAILVDTKKETGYHSVDWSSDGLSNGIYFLKLESQLQVINKKVIKLK, from the coding sequence ATGATTAGTAAATTATTTCGTCCATACTTTATCTATACATTTGGGTTAGTTGTGCAAATTGCATACTCACAGCCCCAGGTACTATGGGAAAGGGAGTATGATTCAGGCTATAAGGATGAAGCTAATGGAGTAGCTATAGACAATAAAGGTAATATTATAGTAGCAGGCTATACATGTGCGGGGGATACTGATTTTCTCACTCTTAAGTATACTCAGAGTGGTGAGCTTTTGTGGGCGAGGCAGTTTAAGGTTGAAGGCCGGGATATGGCATATGGTGTAGCTACAGATGAGCTTGATAATATCATTGTAGGCGGCTATTCCATATTTGGATATGATTCATTGGTGTGTCGAATAGTTAAATATGATTCAACTGGTGAGTTTCTCTGGACAAGGACTTACACTTCAGAGGGCTGGCACTCAGCTGGTCTTAAAGGTATTACAACTGATAATGACAATAGGATTGTTGGGACAGGATGGATTTCAATATGGCCTGATGACCCTGCGAGTCCAAGAATTCTAATCATTAAGTATTCACCTGAGGGTAATTTTGTTTGGAAGAAGACTATTAACCAGGAGTTTGGCTTAACGGGTTATGGCGTGGCTACAGATAGCGATAAGAATGTGGTTGTGACAGGTGGTATCTTTTTGACAATTCCAATCTGGCATCCGGGTATTCCAACTTATAAATACGATTGTGATGGTGCGTCCCTTGAAGGTGATTGGTATCTCACTTCAGATTTTGACCCAAACCTTGTGCCAATTGAGACAGGTTATGGCATTACTGTAGATAGATGGAATAACATCATCCTTACAGGGACATATCCATATATAGGAACACATAGCTACGATTGGCTTACTATCAAATATACACCTGATTTAAATGTTTTATGGGCAAAGCTCTATGATACAGGTGAACGTGATGAAGGCTTTGGTGTTGATGTAGATTCTTTTGGCAATGTCATTGTTGTAGGGCGGACCATTCTTAATGGACCTAATATCCTTAGATATTCGGCTGAAGGTGAGTTACTTTGGGAATATAGCTACCAAGGCGCTCGTGCCTTTAAAGGTGTAGCTATCGACCCTTACAATGATTTTATAGCGACAACAACAAAAAATGACAACTTTTTAACTGTAAAATTTGGAGAGCTTGGAATTGAAGAAAGTGTAAAGACTAAAGCACCGAATACTGAATTGGAAATTTATCCTAATCCGTTCTCATCGAGAGCTATAATAAACTATAGAATACCAACAGCTGAAAAAGTTTCACTTAAGGTATACAATTGCAGTGGTGAGCTCATAGCTATACTTGTGGACACAAAGAAAGAGACTGGCTATCATTCAGTTGATTGGAGCAGTGATGGGTTATCAAATGGCATCTATTTTTTAAAGCTTGAGTCTCAATTACAGGTTATTAATAAAAAGGTGATTAAGTTAAAATAA